The window GCCAGCCGGATGGCATGGAAAGTGGCCTCACTGCCTGAGCAGGTCAGCAGCACGCGTTCGATGGATGGGATGTGTTCGACGATCTGCTCGGCCAGTTCGATCTCCAAGGTCGTCACGCCGACGCCCATCAAATCCACAGAGCGAAGAGTTTCGGCCACCGCTCGGTCAACGTCGGCGTCGTTGTGCCCGAGGACGGGAGGACCAAACGCGGAGTGGTAGTCGGTGTACGTCTTTCCGTGTGAGTCGGTGAATGTCGCACCGTCTGTTGCGACCACGATCAGGTCATCGATCCCGGCGACGCTTCTCTGTCCGCTGTTGACGCCACCGGGGATTACGCGGCGCGCTCGGTCGACCAAAACGGTCGTGTCATCAGTCAAGCTCACACCTCCTCAAGCACAGATGCGGCGCCCAGGCCGCCACGGCAGTAACATATCAGGCATCTGATAACTTATCCCATTCAGCTGATCCAGTCAAGCAGATTTGCCTCAAAATGCGCGATGTGCGCACGACTCTCGATCACCAGAGGGCGAAGCTCAGCGAGCATCTGATCCTCCATCTGGCAAGGGAGATCGTTGGCGGCCGCCTCAAACCAGGGGATCCAGCCCCGCCCGAGGCTGAGCTGGCAGTCAGCTTCGCCATCAGCAAGCCGGTAGTCCGTGAATCGATCCAGGCCCTGGCGAATCTGGGGATGCTTCGAGTTCAACAGGGCAAACGAACTCAGGTACTCGAGCCTCAAGAATGGAACGTTCTGGCTCCGGTCATGCAGAATGCCTTCCTCCTTGAGGGTCGGGCGGAAAGCCTGACGGCCAAGATCTACGAGTTGCGGCTCGCTCTGGAAACCAGGGCCGCCGCATGGGCCGCCGAGCGCGCCGAGCCCGATGATGTGACTCACATCCAGGAGCTCGCCCAAAGACTCCAAGAGGCTTCCAGGAGCGGGCGAATTGCTGAATTTCTTGCTA of the bacterium genome contains:
- a CDS encoding FadR family transcriptional regulator, which encodes MRDVRTTLDHQRAKLSEHLILHLAREIVGGRLKPGDPAPPEAELAVSFAISKPVVRESIQALANLGMLRVQQGKRTQVLEPQEWNVLAPVMQNAFLLEGRAESLTAKIYELRLALETRAAAWAAERAEPDDVTHIQELAQRLQEASRSGRIAEFLAIDRDLHSDIAFASKNGVLVIVLRNLQSHLARAWTNSRVGMQHLETLTAQHNAIVQAIQGRDGKAAAEAMEGHLLWAMQLEATRASGGNRPPDLSENRPHVRIAAAPDRATPAVSQ